A genomic stretch from Candidatus Nitrososphaera gargensis Ga9.2 includes:
- a CDS encoding pyridoxamine 5'-phosphate oxidase family protein encodes MKIIHATPGMGAPMSEEELKNFLPTSKQNCRLATVEKDGDPNVHPVWYPYEPLHNKIYINNDSRKAMNIRRRDAVYFCIDDEAMPVKGVKGK; translated from the coding sequence ATGAAAATAATTCACGCAACGCCCGGCATGGGAGCGCCAATGAGCGAGGAAGAATTAAAGAACTTCCTGCCGACCAGCAAGCAAAATTGCCGGTTGGCAACTGTAGAGAAAGACGGCGACCCGAATGTGCACCCTGTCTGGTATCCTTACGAGCCACTGCATAACAAGATCTACATAAACAACGATTCAAGGAAGGCTATGAACATAAGGAGAAGAGATGCGGTCTATTTTTGCATCGATGATGAAGCCATGCCAGTAAAAGGCGTGAAAGGAAAGTGA